The following proteins come from a genomic window of Solwaraspora sp. WMMA2065:
- a CDS encoding enoyl-CoA hydratase-related protein: MHLTTERDGAVVTVRLHRPAARNALTTALCDELLATLRPLDRDPDIGCFVITGSDGFFSAGADIREMAAMSPVQAMTADLFAGWEEFAAFRTPKIAAVAGYALGGGCELAMMCDLVFAAEDARFGQPEITLGVIPGIGGTQRLTRLVGTAKAMDLILTGRMMPAREAEQCGLVSRIVPADQLLVEARSAAAVIAGHSRLAVTAAREAVQRAQEVGLREGLLFERRVFHGLFATADRAEGMSAFLEKRPARFTGS, from the coding sequence ATGCATCTGACGACCGAGCGGGACGGTGCCGTGGTCACCGTACGGCTGCACCGGCCCGCGGCCCGCAACGCACTCACCACCGCGCTCTGCGACGAACTTCTCGCGACCCTGCGACCACTGGACCGGGACCCGGACATCGGCTGTTTCGTGATTACCGGGTCGGACGGCTTTTTCTCCGCCGGCGCCGACATTCGAGAGATGGCGGCGATGAGCCCGGTGCAGGCGATGACGGCCGATCTCTTCGCCGGCTGGGAGGAGTTCGCCGCGTTCCGGACACCGAAGATCGCCGCGGTCGCCGGCTACGCGCTCGGCGGTGGCTGCGAACTGGCCATGATGTGCGACCTGGTGTTCGCCGCCGAGGACGCCCGGTTCGGTCAGCCCGAGATCACCCTCGGGGTGATCCCCGGGATCGGCGGCACCCAGCGGCTGACCCGGCTGGTCGGCACGGCGAAGGCGATGGATCTGATCCTCACCGGGCGGATGATGCCGGCCCGGGAGGCGGAGCAGTGCGGCCTGGTGTCCCGGATCGTGCCCGCCGACCAACTGCTCGTCGAGGCCCGGTCGGCGGCGGCGGTGATCGCCGGGCACAGCCGGCTCGCGGTCACCGCCGCCCGCGAGGCGGTCCAGCGGGCGCAGGAGGTCGGACTGCGTGAGGGGCTACTGTTCGAACGGAGGGTCTTTCACGGATTGTTCGCCACCGCCGACCGAGCGGAGGGGATGTCCGCGTTCCTGGAAAAACGGCCGGCACGGTTCACCGGCAGCTGA
- a CDS encoding WYL domain-containing protein, with protein sequence MRVARLISLVLLLQSRETMTAAELARELEVSERTIYRDVLALSAAGVPVYADQGRAGGYRLVDGYRTRLTGLSRAEAETLFLSGLPGPADEMGLADVLGVAQLKVTAALPVGLRDAAGRARQRFHLDAPGWFRQADPPPALADLARATWQDQVVRLNYRRSGTEVVRTVQPYGLVLKNGTWYLVGQVDDVGRVPDPGRVDDGHRIYRVDRIAVVDPTGNVFDRDHRFDLAAVWAAGTADFVRSVLVDEVTVRLSPAGLRALRWAVEAPAAQAAHEAAGPPDAQGWVHTRLPVESPDVAYSQLQALGPEVEVLAPPPLRDRMRDAARRLAALYGETAGQR encoded by the coding sequence GTGCGGGTCGCCCGGCTGATCTCCCTGGTCCTGTTGCTGCAGTCCCGGGAGACGATGACTGCTGCGGAACTGGCCCGCGAGCTGGAGGTTTCCGAGCGCACCATCTACCGCGACGTGCTGGCGCTGTCCGCCGCCGGGGTGCCGGTCTACGCCGACCAGGGCCGGGCCGGCGGGTACCGACTGGTGGACGGCTACCGGACCCGGCTGACCGGTCTGAGCCGGGCCGAGGCGGAGACGCTGTTCCTGTCCGGGCTGCCCGGCCCGGCCGATGAGATGGGCCTCGCCGACGTACTCGGGGTAGCCCAGCTCAAGGTGACCGCCGCGCTGCCGGTCGGGCTGCGCGACGCCGCCGGCCGGGCCCGCCAGCGGTTCCATCTGGACGCGCCCGGCTGGTTCCGGCAGGCCGATCCGCCGCCTGCGCTGGCCGACCTGGCCCGCGCCACCTGGCAGGACCAGGTGGTCCGCCTCAACTACCGGCGGAGCGGCACCGAGGTGGTCAGAACGGTTCAGCCGTACGGTCTGGTGCTCAAGAACGGCACCTGGTACCTGGTTGGCCAGGTCGACGACGTCGGCCGGGTCCCCGACCCCGGCCGGGTCGACGACGGGCACCGGATCTACCGGGTGGACCGGATCGCGGTGGTTGACCCGACCGGCAACGTCTTCGACCGCGACCACCGCTTCGACCTGGCTGCGGTGTGGGCGGCCGGCACCGCCGACTTCGTCCGCAGCGTGCTGGTCGACGAGGTCACCGTACGGCTGAGTCCGGCCGGGCTGCGGGCGCTGCGCTGGGCGGTGGAGGCGCCGGCCGCCCAGGCAGCGCACGAGGCGGCCGGGCCACCCGACGCTCAGGGCTGGGTGCACACCCGGCTGCCGGTCGAGTCGCCCGACGTGGCGTACAGCCAACTGCAGGCGCTCGGTCCGGAGGTGGAGGTGCTCGCCCCGCCCCCGCTACGGGACCGGATGCGCGACGCCGCCCGCCGGCTCGCCGCGCTGTACGGCGAGACCGCCGGTCAGCGGTAA
- the cobF gene encoding precorrin-6A synthase (deacetylating) encodes MREILIIGIGAGDPDHLTVQAIEALRRVDVFFLLDKGAVKQDLAALRQEILRRHTTGAYRAVEIADPERDRTATDYRAAVEDWRRRRADRYAQLIRDELPDGDCGAFLVWGDPALYDSTLAILDDLRERDVVEFDHQVIPGISSVAALTARHRIALNRIGCPVQITTGRRLADEGFPTGVDDLVVMLDAQCAFTRLADADSIDIYWGAYLGTPDEILIAGPVHRVADRIVTARAEARRRKGWIMDTYLLRRTLVQTTGQHQKTGHQTRAIR; translated from the coding sequence GTGCGAGAGATACTGATCATCGGAATCGGGGCCGGCGATCCCGACCACCTGACCGTGCAGGCGATCGAGGCGCTGCGTCGGGTCGACGTGTTCTTCCTGCTCGACAAGGGCGCGGTCAAGCAGGACCTGGCCGCGTTGCGGCAGGAGATCCTGCGCCGGCACACCACCGGGGCGTACCGGGCGGTCGAGATCGCCGACCCGGAGCGGGACCGGACCGCGACGGACTACCGGGCCGCGGTCGAGGACTGGCGCCGACGCCGCGCCGACCGGTACGCCCAGCTGATTCGCGACGAACTACCCGACGGCGACTGCGGCGCCTTCCTGGTCTGGGGCGACCCCGCGCTGTACGACAGCACCCTCGCCATCCTCGACGATCTGCGGGAACGCGACGTCGTCGAGTTCGACCACCAGGTGATCCCGGGCATCAGCAGCGTCGCCGCGCTGACCGCCCGGCACCGGATCGCGCTGAACCGGATCGGCTGCCCGGTCCAGATCACCACCGGCCGTCGGCTCGCCGACGAGGGCTTCCCGACCGGCGTGGACGACCTGGTGGTGATGCTCGACGCGCAGTGCGCCTTCACCCGACTCGCCGACGCCGACAGCATCGACATCTACTGGGGCGCGTACCTCGGCACCCCGGACGAGATCCTGATCGCCGGCCCGGTGCACCGGGTCGCCGACCGGATCGTCACCGCCCGCGCCGAGGCCCGCCGCCGCAAGGGCTGGATCATGGACACCTACCTGCTACGGCGTACCCTTGTCCAGACAACCGGACAGCACCAGAAGACCGGACACCAGACGCGAGCGATCAGGTAG
- a CDS encoding GntR family transcriptional regulator: protein MTDQARPVDRDSPMPLWAQLHDDLVRRLTAGGFAAGFPGEHELVDEYGVSRHTVREALRRLRQAGVLDSARGRRTAVHQQRIEQPLGALYSLFDEVQARGMRQRSEVLGRDLRVDVAIAARLGLDPDTRFVHLERLRFADDEPLAADRVWLLAELARPLLTADLTGTGIYGELARHGVRVTDGEERIHAIVPTAEQRRRLGGGGLLAVERIGRTDGRPVEWRETFVRGDRFSLVASWAPHRAYQLRVADGSPLRSPAGR, encoded by the coding sequence ATGACCGACCAGGCCCGGCCGGTCGACCGGGACAGCCCGATGCCGCTGTGGGCACAGCTGCACGACGACCTGGTCCGCCGGTTGACCGCTGGCGGGTTCGCCGCCGGCTTCCCCGGCGAGCACGAACTGGTTGACGAGTACGGCGTCAGCCGGCACACGGTACGGGAGGCGTTGCGCCGGCTACGCCAGGCCGGGGTGCTGGACTCGGCCCGGGGTCGGCGTACCGCCGTCCACCAGCAGCGGATCGAGCAGCCGCTCGGCGCTCTCTACTCGCTCTTCGACGAAGTGCAGGCTCGCGGGATGCGCCAGCGCAGCGAGGTGCTCGGCCGCGACCTGCGGGTTGACGTCGCCATCGCGGCCCGGCTCGGGCTGGATCCGGACACCCGATTCGTGCACCTGGAGCGGCTCCGGTTCGCCGACGACGAACCGTTGGCCGCCGATCGGGTCTGGCTGCTGGCCGAGTTGGCCCGGCCGCTGCTCACCGCCGACCTGACCGGTACCGGCATCTACGGCGAGCTGGCCAGGCACGGCGTCCGGGTCACCGACGGCGAGGAACGCATCCACGCCATCGTGCCCACCGCCGAACAGCGTCGACGGCTGGGCGGCGGCGGCCTGCTCGCCGTCGAACGGATCGGCCGGACCGACGGACGGCCCGTCGAATGGCGGGAGACCTTCGTCCGCGGCGACCGGTTCAGCCTGGTCGCCAGCTGGGCACCGCACCGGGCGTACCAGTTGCGGGTGGCCGACGGATCCCCGCTGCGCTCGCCCGCCGGGCGCTGA
- a CDS encoding beta-ketoacyl-[acyl-carrier-protein] synthase family protein translates to MTAAGSPRRTVVTGVGVVAPGGTTREAFWATITAGRTATRRITVFDPSPFRSQIAAECDFDPADAGLGPRERRRADRYVQFALACSIEAVADAGLSLDDAGRQRAGVALGSAVGGTVALEQEYVVASDAGSHWLVDPDCTMPYLYQALVPSSLAADVACRHGLHGPAQVISTGCTSGIDAIGYAHQLIVDGDADVMLAGAADSPISPVTVASFDAIGATSPDNDDPAHASRPFDNDRHGFVLAEGAAVLMLEELDHARRRGARIYCEIGGYATRSNGYHMTGLRPDGAEMALAIVDAMNQARLNPDDVSYVSAHGSGTRQNDRHETAAFKRALGDAAYRVPVSSIKSMIGHSLGAIGSIEMAACALAMAHGVVPPTANWRTRDPECDLDYVPNTARELPVDVALSVGSGFGGFQSAMVFARPDRTVR, encoded by the coding sequence GTGACCGCGGCCGGGTCGCCCCGGCGTACCGTCGTCACCGGGGTCGGGGTGGTCGCCCCCGGCGGCACCACCCGGGAGGCGTTCTGGGCGACGATCACCGCCGGGCGTACCGCGACCCGCCGGATCACCGTCTTCGACCCGTCCCCGTTCCGGTCCCAGATCGCCGCCGAATGCGACTTCGACCCGGCGGACGCCGGGCTCGGCCCGCGCGAGCGGCGACGGGCCGACCGGTACGTCCAGTTCGCCCTCGCCTGCTCGATCGAGGCGGTCGCCGACGCCGGGCTGAGCCTCGACGACGCCGGCCGGCAGCGGGCCGGGGTGGCGCTCGGCTCGGCGGTCGGCGGCACTGTGGCATTGGAACAGGAGTACGTGGTGGCCAGTGACGCGGGCAGCCACTGGCTGGTCGACCCGGACTGCACCATGCCGTACCTCTATCAGGCGCTGGTGCCCAGCAGCCTGGCCGCCGACGTGGCCTGCCGGCACGGGCTGCACGGGCCGGCGCAGGTGATCTCCACCGGCTGCACCTCCGGCATCGACGCGATCGGCTACGCCCACCAGTTGATCGTCGACGGGGACGCGGACGTGATGCTCGCCGGCGCCGCCGACTCGCCGATCTCCCCGGTCACCGTCGCGTCGTTCGACGCGATCGGGGCGACCAGCCCGGACAACGACGACCCGGCGCACGCCAGCCGGCCGTTCGACAACGACCGGCACGGATTCGTACTCGCCGAAGGGGCCGCCGTGCTGATGCTGGAGGAGCTGGACCACGCGCGGCGGCGCGGCGCGCGGATCTACTGCGAGATCGGCGGATACGCCACCCGCAGCAACGGCTACCACATGACCGGGCTGCGCCCGGACGGCGCGGAGATGGCACTGGCCATCGTGGACGCAATGAACCAGGCCCGGCTCAACCCGGACGACGTGTCGTACGTCAGCGCACACGGCTCCGGCACCCGGCAGAACGACCGGCACGAGACAGCCGCGTTCAAACGGGCGCTCGGGGACGCGGCGTACCGGGTGCCGGTCAGTTCGATCAAGTCGATGATCGGGCATTCGCTCGGCGCGATCGGCTCGATCGAGATGGCGGCCTGCGCGCTGGCCATGGCACACGGGGTGGTCCCGCCGACCGCGAACTGGCGCACCCGCGACCCGGAATGCGACCTGGACTACGTCCCGAACACCGCCCGTGAGCTACCGGTCGACGTCGCGTTGTCGGTCGGCAGCGGATTCGGCGGATTCCAGTCGGCGATGGTCTTCGCCCGACCGGACAGGACAGTACGGTGA
- a CDS encoding beta-ketoacyl synthase N-terminal-like domain-containing protein — translation MSADGPPAALPGQRAAVPGRRAVVTGIGVVAPTGLGADAHWKATLAGQVRTGRITLFDPAPYPVTLAGEVADFDALQWTDNRRAVQTDRWTHLGFAGTRLALADAGLPDTADDPDRYAVALASSSGGNLFGQRELQRLWSRPGRTVGAYQSIAWFYAASVGQLSIAHQFKGACGVLVAEAAGGLDSLAHAARTIRRGADVVLAGATECALSPYALACQLRSGLLSTGTDPESAYLPFDVDAAGYLPGEGGAVLVVEELGHALARGAPVIYGEVAGWGASHDARHTDRHTGGDADQYARAMRRALATAGVAPAQVDVCLPDALGVPRFDWAEARAVRAVFGPAAPPVTTPKPLTGRAHQGSAALDVATALLALRHRLLPPTAAPRRPAPGCDLDFVRTPRECAGHAALVAARGFDGFNSALLLRRDPDWE, via the coding sequence GTGAGCGCCGACGGCCCCCCGGCCGCGCTGCCCGGTCAGCGGGCCGCGGTGCCCGGGCGGCGGGCGGTGGTCACCGGGATCGGCGTGGTGGCGCCGACCGGGCTGGGTGCCGACGCGCACTGGAAGGCGACCCTGGCCGGGCAGGTCCGCACCGGGCGGATCACCCTGTTCGACCCGGCGCCGTACCCGGTCACCCTGGCCGGCGAGGTGGCCGACTTCGACGCGCTACAGTGGACCGACAACCGGCGGGCGGTGCAGACCGACCGGTGGACCCATCTCGGTTTCGCCGGCACCCGGCTGGCGCTGGCTGACGCCGGGCTGCCGGACACCGCCGACGACCCCGACCGGTACGCGGTGGCGCTGGCCAGCTCGTCCGGGGGCAACCTGTTCGGCCAGCGGGAGCTGCAGCGGCTGTGGAGCCGGCCCGGCCGTACCGTCGGGGCGTACCAGTCGATTGCCTGGTTCTACGCCGCCAGTGTCGGCCAGCTCTCCATCGCCCACCAGTTCAAGGGCGCCTGCGGGGTGCTGGTCGCCGAGGCGGCCGGTGGGCTGGACAGCCTGGCGCACGCCGCCCGGACCATCCGCCGGGGCGCCGACGTGGTGCTGGCCGGTGCCACCGAATGCGCGCTGAGCCCGTACGCGCTGGCCTGCCAGCTGCGGAGCGGGCTGCTCAGCACCGGCACCGACCCGGAGTCGGCGTACCTGCCGTTCGACGTCGACGCCGCCGGCTACCTGCCGGGTGAGGGCGGCGCGGTGCTGGTCGTCGAGGAGCTGGGGCACGCGTTGGCCCGGGGCGCCCCGGTGATCTACGGCGAGGTCGCCGGCTGGGGTGCCAGCCACGACGCCCGGCACACCGACCGGCACACCGGCGGGGACGCCGACCAGTACGCCCGGGCGATGCGCCGGGCGCTGGCGACCGCCGGGGTGGCTCCGGCGCAGGTGGACGTCTGCCTGCCGGACGCGCTCGGCGTACCGCGTTTCGATTGGGCCGAGGCGCGGGCGGTGCGGGCGGTCTTCGGCCCGGCGGCGCCGCCGGTGACCACGCCGAAGCCGTTGACCGGGCGGGCACACCAGGGCAGTGCGGCGCTGGATGTGGCGACGGCGCTGTTGGCGCTGCGGCACCGGCTGCTGCCGCCGACCGCCGCACCGCGCCGCCCGGCACCCGGCTGCGACCTCGACTTCGTCCGTACGCCACGGGAGTGCGCGGGGCACGCCGCGCTGGTCGCCGCCCGTGGCTTCGACGGCTTCAACAGCGCCCTGCTGCTGCGCCGCGACCCGGACTGGGAATGA
- a CDS encoding AAA family ATPase, with the protein MNERLDVSGPSHPDHLFTWLDVNLYFAALARQGRWPGWLREIDAYWDGVRVSVAPLTPPDDVWHWLREVLGPLTVEPARGCLLLDDAGEERPLAVSIDQDDPPAPGDRRPRWTDRRVVAELANPLPVPTTPLPHDIPIVAFHSFKGGVGRTLHCVAAAQKLASSGQRVLLIDADLEAPGITWMIAESIRIDFAYEDFLALVQGSVDSSFTEAISLGRKFLVNQEIDGVVVMPARRDHSRISPPQIEPVDLLTPDRSPYVLSNALARLGHALGADVIMVDLRAGVSELSAPLLLDPRVFRVFVTTISDQSVKGTERVLAELAQRAPARMENDPDCALLLTQFSGQDHGDRLAEVAADLRRAAYAVSSTSQAASTVDADIAIPSMTSEFNPILLNLPASWEAVTGLAERARLAQPLTPLIDSLPRLNPGAPVPAEPEPADLDAIRSRLAAVAGNLVFAETSPEVDFLVTDALRNLAEAHRTEPPIEIVVGGKGAGKTFTYLQLCRRTTWADFAAAAGVDDATLRIPTIPVLASTNLGDQSATAINERRIAEANRLTGGVAAGSQAVRENVEDALSGELTSGGWRRVWLTCFARAIGLDTTPEQVEESLASFARSNSVIFVIDGLEDLFPEFVEDSRQQRALRALLVDCPEWLRTLRGRPLGMVTFVRRDLVQKAIHQNVAQFEKRYEKYALRWNREEALRLAAWVCQRAGALTASADSVRTATADQLSDQMSTVWGDKMGTPKSKEARSDVWFFAALSDFRQQIQARDIVSFLSEAATASTGTDRWSDRILTPVAMRSALPRCSSQKIEAISLENRPVGALLDRLRSLDADRRKLPFTLESVGLTAEQAQLLDANGVVFREADHYWIPEIFRHGLGFDVAGGRRPRVIAVANLVRRRNDILG; encoded by the coding sequence GTGAACGAGCGTTTGGACGTTTCTGGTCCCTCGCATCCTGACCACCTGTTCACCTGGCTCGATGTCAACCTGTACTTCGCCGCGCTGGCCCGACAAGGCCGGTGGCCGGGATGGCTGCGGGAGATCGACGCCTACTGGGACGGAGTGCGGGTCTCCGTCGCCCCGCTGACGCCGCCCGACGATGTCTGGCATTGGCTGCGCGAAGTGCTCGGACCACTTACCGTCGAACCCGCTCGCGGGTGCCTGCTACTCGATGACGCTGGCGAGGAGCGACCGCTCGCGGTGAGTATCGATCAGGACGACCCGCCCGCGCCTGGCGATCGGCGTCCGCGCTGGACGGATCGGCGGGTGGTCGCGGAGCTGGCGAACCCGCTGCCCGTTCCGACAACGCCATTGCCGCACGACATCCCGATCGTGGCCTTTCATTCATTCAAGGGCGGCGTCGGTCGAACTTTGCACTGTGTGGCGGCGGCTCAGAAACTTGCCTCAAGCGGGCAACGGGTACTGCTGATTGATGCCGATCTCGAAGCACCGGGTATAACCTGGATGATTGCCGAGTCGATTCGCATCGACTTTGCCTACGAAGATTTCCTCGCCCTCGTGCAAGGTTCGGTTGATTCATCATTCACGGAGGCAATCAGCCTCGGCCGGAAGTTCTTGGTGAACCAGGAAATCGACGGCGTGGTGGTGATGCCGGCCCGCCGAGATCACAGCCGGATATCACCACCGCAGATTGAGCCGGTCGACCTGTTGACCCCCGATCGCAGTCCTTACGTTCTTTCGAATGCACTTGCTCGACTCGGCCACGCGCTCGGTGCCGACGTCATCATGGTCGATCTGAGAGCCGGCGTGAGCGAACTGAGCGCACCCCTCCTACTGGATCCGCGGGTATTCAGGGTGTTCGTCACGACCATCAGCGACCAGTCGGTCAAGGGTACCGAACGAGTTCTCGCCGAGCTGGCGCAACGCGCACCTGCCCGCATGGAGAACGACCCCGACTGCGCACTTCTACTCACGCAGTTCAGCGGGCAGGACCATGGCGATCGGCTGGCAGAGGTAGCCGCCGACCTGCGGCGCGCCGCCTACGCCGTATCGTCAACGAGCCAAGCAGCTTCCACGGTTGACGCCGACATAGCGATTCCTTCAATGACAAGCGAGTTCAATCCGATACTGCTAAATCTTCCAGCCTCGTGGGAAGCCGTCACCGGACTGGCCGAACGCGCCAGACTCGCACAGCCGCTGACCCCATTGATCGATTCGTTGCCCCGCTTGAACCCCGGTGCGCCTGTGCCAGCAGAACCTGAGCCCGCCGATCTCGACGCGATCAGGTCGAGACTCGCGGCGGTCGCGGGAAACTTGGTCTTCGCAGAGACTTCTCCAGAGGTTGACTTCCTAGTCACCGACGCACTACGCAACCTCGCCGAAGCACACCGGACCGAGCCACCAATCGAAATCGTCGTCGGCGGAAAAGGTGCCGGGAAGACCTTCACGTACCTCCAGCTGTGCCGGAGGACGACATGGGCTGATTTTGCGGCTGCAGCCGGAGTCGACGATGCGACCCTGCGAATCCCAACAATCCCTGTCCTGGCGTCAACAAATTTGGGCGATCAATCGGCCACAGCGATCAACGAGAGACGCATCGCGGAAGCCAACAGGCTTACCGGCGGCGTAGCGGCCGGATCGCAGGCGGTCCGCGAAAACGTCGAGGACGCCCTGTCCGGCGAGCTGACATCGGGAGGTTGGCGGCGAGTATGGCTCACCTGCTTTGCCCGCGCAATCGGCCTGGACACCACCCCCGAACAGGTCGAGGAATCATTGGCCTCCTTTGCCCGCTCCAATTCAGTAATCTTCGTCATCGACGGGCTTGAGGACCTGTTCCCGGAGTTCGTCGAGGACAGCCGTCAACAGCGAGCCCTGCGCGCCCTGCTAGTCGACTGTCCGGAGTGGCTCCGCACCTTGCGGGGACGCCCACTGGGAATGGTGACCTTCGTCCGACGGGACCTCGTACAAAAGGCCATCCACCAGAACGTGGCACAGTTCGAGAAAAGATATGAGAAGTATGCACTGCGCTGGAACAGAGAGGAGGCGCTCAGACTGGCGGCATGGGTATGTCAGAGGGCCGGCGCGCTCACCGCATCCGCAGACAGCGTCCGCACCGCCACCGCCGATCAACTCTCCGACCAGATGAGCACTGTATGGGGCGACAAGATGGGGACTCCGAAATCAAAGGAAGCTCGATCAGATGTGTGGTTCTTCGCGGCACTTTCTGACTTCCGCCAACAGATCCAGGCCCGCGACATCGTCTCCTTCCTATCCGAGGCGGCCACCGCATCGACGGGCACCGACCGATGGTCGGATCGAATACTGACACCGGTCGCGATGCGTAGCGCACTACCTCGATGCAGTAGCCAGAAGATCGAAGCCATCAGTCTCGAAAACAGGCCGGTCGGTGCACTTTTGGACCGTCTCAGGTCGCTCGACGCCGATCGCCGCAAGCTCCCCTTCACCCTGGAATCTGTCGGTCTCACCGCAGAGCAGGCACAACTACTCGACGCAAACGGCGTGGTCTTCCGCGAGGCGGACCACTACTGGATTCCAGAGATCTTTCGCCATGGCCTTGGCTTCGACGTCGCGGGCGGCCGCCGCCCACGCGTCATCGCGGTGGCAAACCTGGTCCGCAGGCGCAACGACATCTTGGGGTAG
- a CDS encoding SDR family oxidoreductase — MSTPLNGRTALVAGATRGAGRRTAIELGAAGATVYVTGRSTRRQRSEMDRPETIEETAELVDAAGGTGVAVPTDHLDPDQVRALVQRIDREQGRLDVLVNDIWGADHLTDFESPIWEQPLDRGLRTLRLAIDTHLITSHFALPLLIRQPGGLVVEMTDGTADYNGTHYRESVFYDTAKNAVIRLAFAQAEELRPYGATAVALSPGWIRSEAMLEHFGVTEANWRDGTAKDPHFAISETPALVGRAVVALAADPQVSRFTGRSLSSGQLAREYGFTDVDGSSPDAYRYIVEVVETGRPADTTGYR, encoded by the coding sequence ATGTCCACACCACTGAACGGCAGGACGGCGCTGGTCGCCGGAGCGACCCGGGGCGCCGGCCGGCGGACCGCGATCGAACTCGGTGCCGCCGGCGCCACCGTCTACGTCACCGGCCGCAGCACCCGACGGCAGCGTTCCGAGATGGACCGTCCGGAGACCATCGAGGAGACCGCCGAGCTCGTCGACGCCGCCGGCGGCACCGGCGTCGCGGTGCCCACCGACCACCTGGACCCGGACCAGGTCCGTGCCCTGGTGCAGCGGATCGACCGCGAACAGGGCCGGCTCGACGTGCTGGTCAACGACATCTGGGGGGCCGACCACCTGACCGACTTCGAGTCGCCGATCTGGGAACAGCCGCTGGACCGCGGCCTACGCACACTGCGGCTCGCCATCGACACCCACCTGATCACCAGCCACTTCGCGCTGCCGCTGCTGATCCGCCAGCCGGGCGGGCTGGTGGTTGAGATGACCGACGGCACCGCCGACTACAACGGCACCCACTACCGCGAGTCGGTCTTCTACGACACGGCCAAGAACGCCGTCATCCGGTTGGCCTTCGCTCAGGCCGAGGAGCTGCGGCCGTACGGTGCGACGGCGGTCGCGCTCAGCCCTGGCTGGATCCGGTCCGAGGCGATGCTGGAGCACTTCGGGGTGACCGAGGCGAACTGGCGCGACGGCACCGCCAAGGACCCGCACTTCGCCATCTCCGAGACACCGGCGCTGGTCGGTCGGGCAGTGGTCGCGCTCGCCGCCGATCCGCAGGTGTCCCGGTTCACCGGGCGGTCACTGTCCAGTGGGCAGCTGGCCCGCGAGTACGGCTTCACCGACGTCGACGGCAGCAGCCCGGACGCGTACCGCTACATCGTCGAGGTCGTCGAGACCGGCCGGCCGGCGGACACCACCGGTTACCGCTGA
- a CDS encoding TIGR03557 family F420-dependent LLM class oxidoreductase: MRIGYKLATEAFGPADLIAQAVRAEQAGFDFVEMSDHFHPWLDSQGHSPFTWSVLGAIAARTERIGLATGVTCPSLRYHPAIVAQAAATVALLSDGRFTLGVGAGERLNEHVTGEPFPSVHGRHERLREALEIIRLLWSGGYHSYQGKHLQLDDARVFDLPPTPPVIAVAASGSESARLAAELGDGLFATEPKGSIVEHYRRSGGAGPRYAEVPMAWAVDEEQAVKAAWESSRWALTGWKVMSELPNPVNFEAASAMVDADDIAAHFSVGPDPAVHLEAVKPYVDAGFDHIVLQNAGPDPDGFLDFFERELADRLRGLDR, translated from the coding sequence ATGCGGATCGGCTACAAGCTGGCCACCGAGGCGTTCGGACCGGCCGACCTGATCGCTCAGGCTGTCCGGGCCGAGCAGGCCGGGTTCGACTTCGTCGAGATGAGCGACCACTTCCACCCGTGGCTGGACTCCCAGGGCCATTCGCCGTTCACCTGGAGTGTGCTCGGTGCGATCGCCGCCCGTACCGAACGGATCGGGCTGGCCACCGGCGTGACCTGCCCGAGCCTGCGTTACCACCCGGCGATCGTCGCCCAAGCCGCGGCGACCGTGGCGCTGCTGTCCGACGGCCGGTTCACCCTCGGCGTGGGTGCCGGCGAACGGCTCAACGAGCACGTCACCGGGGAACCGTTCCCGAGTGTGCACGGGCGGCACGAGCGGCTCCGCGAGGCGCTGGAGATCATCCGACTGCTCTGGTCCGGCGGCTACCACTCGTACCAGGGGAAGCACCTGCAGCTCGACGACGCGCGAGTGTTCGACCTGCCGCCGACCCCGCCGGTGATCGCGGTGGCCGCCAGCGGCTCGGAGTCCGCCCGGCTGGCCGCCGAGCTCGGCGACGGACTGTTCGCCACCGAGCCGAAGGGCTCGATCGTCGAGCACTACCGGCGGTCCGGCGGCGCCGGGCCGCGCTACGCCGAGGTGCCGATGGCCTGGGCGGTGGACGAGGAGCAGGCGGTCAAGGCGGCCTGGGAGTCCAGCCGTTGGGCGCTGACCGGCTGGAAGGTGATGAGCGAGTTGCCCAACCCGGTGAACTTCGAGGCGGCCTCGGCGATGGTCGACGCCGACGACATCGCCGCACACTTCAGCGTAGGGCCGGACCCGGCGGTGCACCTCGAGGCGGTCAAACCGTACGTCGATGCCGGTTTCGACCACATCGTGCTGCAGAACGCCGGGCCCGACCCGGACGGTTTCCTGGACTTCTTCGAGCGAGAGCTGGCCGACCGGCTGCGGGGGCTCGACCGGTGA